GAGCGGCCGCGAGAATGGTAATGCCATCGTCAAACGACGCTTCCTTTCCGTTGATCGTTGCACGGATCATATAGAATTCCCTCTTGTCTGTTTCACGATCCGCGGACTAAACGTCAATTCAATACCGAACCGAGGATCTGAACGAACTTCTGAACGTCGCCAAAACTATTGTACAGCGGAACAGGTGCGACCCTGATCACATCCGGTTCGCGCCAATCCGCCACCACGCCGTGGGCCGCAATTGCCGAATAAAGACCTTTGTCGGCATTCTTGACGCGAATCGATAATTGGCACCCGCGCTGATCGGGATCGCCGGGAGTTATCACTGATATCCGTCCGTCATCGACCGCCGCTAACAATTGTTCCAGATACGCCGTCAACTTGATCGACTTTTCTCGCAATGCGAACATCCCGGCTTCGGCAAATATCTCTAATGACGCTCTCAACGCCGCCATTTGCAGGATCGGCGGATTTGAGATCTGCCAACCTTCGGCCCCGGATATCGGGTCGAACGTCGGACCCATCAAGAATCTCGTTCCCTTATTGTGTCCCCACCAACCCGCCAATCTAGGTAGTTCAGGGCAATCTGCGTGCCGTTCGTGGACGAATGCCGCTCCGATCGCGCCCGGGCCGCCATTGAGATATTTGTACGAGCACCAGACGGCGAGATCTACGCCCCAATCGTGAAGTTTTAGCTCGAGATTGCCGGCCGCGTGCGCGAGATCAAATCCGACAAGTGCTCCGGCGGCGTGCCCGGCGGCGGTAATTTCCCGCATTTCAAATGCCTGGCCTGTGTAATAATTCACACCGCCGAGCATTATCAACGCGATCGTCGCCCCCTCCCGCTCGATCGTGTCTATGATGTCCTCAGTTCTCAGCGTCGTTTCACCGTCGCGAGGCCCGAGTTCGATCAATGCCGATTCGGGGTCGAATCCGTGCAGTTTGATCTGGGCTTCGACGGCGTAGCGATCGGACGGAAAAGAACCTTTTTCGATAAGAACCTTGAATCGATCGCCGCTCGGACGATAGAACGAGATCATTAAAATATGAAGATTGACGGTCAACGAATTCATCACGACCGTCTCGATCGGCTTTGCACCGACGACATTGGCCATTTGGGCCGTCAAGAACTCGTGATAGGGCATCCACGGATGTCTCGCCTTGACGTGGCCTTCGACACCGAGCAACTCCCAATCTTTTAACTCCTGTTCGATATACCCGCGAACACTCTTTGGCTGTAAACCAAGTGAGTTGCCTGTGAAATAGATGACATTTTCGCCGGACGAACTCCTCGGAATATGAAACTGATCTCGGAAACCCGCAAGTCCATCAGCCTCGTCCAAACGTGCCGCGACTGCCGGATTCATACTTTCTGTCATTTTGACCACTCTGTTGAATTTAGTCCAAACACGATCATTTGGAAAGCATAATAACGATCAATATGAACAACAAACAAAAACTCTGGCTGAACTTATGCTGTCCTTTGACGGATCTTACCTATTTAACAAATCCAATGATCTCGCTCAACACCCTTTCCGGCATTTCCTCTTGCGGAACGTGACCGCATTCCTCAAACACCACCAATTTCGACCCGCCGATCAATTCATTGAGCTTTCGGCCCGCCTCGAGTGGGATCAATTCGTCCTCAGCACCCCATATTATCAGAGTGGGAACCTTGATAGAGTCAATTCTATCCTCGACCGGAAGGAGTTCGAATTGAGCTCTGGCTCGGGTAGCCGACAGTTGCCCGCCCTGCGTTTTCAAAGGTTGATAATACGCAGCCACCCTTTCGTCGGAGATCTTTGAGTCATCGTAAAAGCTTTTTTCGAGCCCTGCCCGAACAAGCGAGTCAGATGTCAACGCCAAAGCCGTCAGCAGGCGGCCAACGACCGGAAGTTGTAAATACCACGGAGCAAGACTCGTCCGGCCCGCGACCTTGATGCCGGCACTGTCGATCAGTACCAACCCCGATACCATTTCAGGATGATCGACGGCGACATTCAAGGCAGTTTCGCCGCCCATAGAATTGCCGACCAACCACGCTCTTTCCACGTTAAGCCCGCGTAAGAACCGCGCGACCAGTTCGCCCTGTGCTCGCCTCGAATAGTCTCCATCGGGCTTCGCCGAAAAACCAAAACCCTTGAGATCGATGGCGATGACGCGATATCGCTTTGCGAGTTCGTCAAACTCATCCTTCCAGGTGTACGTAGATGAAGTATATCCGTGGATCAAAACCACGGGCGTTCCTTCGCCTTTATCCAAATAGTGGATCCGAAGGCCGTCGACATCGGCAAACTTGCTGTATTGCGAGTGTGGTACGGACGCTTTTTGTTGATCAAAAACGACATCGGCCGGACGCGCAAACCAAAATACTGACAGTGCAGCGACAGTAAGAATGATCAAAGCTAAACAAATTTTTAAGACTACTCTCAGCATATCTTGAGATCGGACCTACTTAACTGTCCTAATTATCGCCTCCGCCGCGGCGATGTCGGCGGGTGTGTTAAGGTTGGAAAAAAATCGCTCGGAGCCCGGCAGATCCGCGATCTCGTCGAATTCGACCCATCGGGTGTCGATCCGACGAAGCATATTCTGCACGCTCCGGTCCGATCTTTCGATGGCCTCCAGACAGGCATCAATACATACTTCGACCCGGTAAAGGCCGCATAACGGTTGCACAAATCCACCGCGGTCGCGGGGGATGACCGCAGCGTGAACATCATCACACTTGGATGCCAACTTCTCGAACAGTCCTCGGGTCAGGAACGGCATATCGCAGGCAGCAACTGCTATCCAATTTGACCGGGCGTGCTTCAACGATGAATATAGACCTGAAAGCGAACTGCGATCACTGCCTATACCGACCACGTCAGGGATCCGCTTTACGCCGGACAGTTCGCCTTCGCCGCCCGCAATATATACATTCTCGGCGACAGCCGAAAGCGCGTTGATGATCCGGTCGACCACCGCGACGCCGTCCAGAGTCAGCGATGCTTTATCAAAGCCCATTCGGCTCGAATTACCACCCGCCAAGATAAACGCATCGATCGACATCCCGTCCTCCTAAGGTATCGGCTGAGGCCGCCGTTCACCATAATTATCTTTTTTCCGACCTTATGATTCAAATCATATTTTTTTGCTAAAGAATAGACAAATATGATTATGATACAAATCTTGACTGGAGGAACAATGGAAAATATTACTACCCGGACCGTTCGTGAGATCGCCTTGGAGTCCCCGGCAACGACTAGGGTCTTCGAATCGTACAAAATTGATTATTGCTGCGGCGGCCGCAAGAATTTTATTGATGCGTGCGAACTTGCCGGAGCGGACCCAGCATCCGTGCAGAAGGATCTCGAAACGGTATTGGCGGCAAAGTCTGTCGACGACTCGCAGCACGTCGAAATGACATTGACCGATTCGATCAACCACATCGTGGATACACATCACCGATTTACTTACGACGAACTCGATCGTCTGCAACCGCTGATGGAAAAGGTCAATAGTGTCCACGGCGACGTTCACCCGGAACTCGCAAAGATGTCCGAGCTGCTCGAAGCCATCCGCAGCGACCTATTGCCGCATATGTACAAGGAAGAGCAGGTTCTTTTTCCGTACATAAAGGACCTCGAATACGCGATGCTTCGCGGAAATATGCCGCGTCTTCCGCCATTTGGCACGGTTCAACATCCGATCCGGATGATGATGACCGAGCACGAGACGGTCGGTGAGCTTTTGTCCGAGATGCGTTCGGTGTCCGGCGACTTTGCGGTTCCCGTCGGAGCGTGCCCGAGCTACCAAGGGCTCTTGAGCAGACTCGAGGGACTTGAACGCGACCTACATCAACACATCCATTTAGAAAATAATATTCTATTTCCGAAAGCGGCGGAGTTAGAAGTGGAGGCATTTCGATCTCACTGAGTTTCGAATATTCGCTAAAGATGCCCGACAGCGTACCATTGCGGCCAGTCATAAAGATCAACCGAAAGCAGATCGCGGTGCCGCCGGAACACGGTTCGTGGGGATTCTTATTTGAGCCGATCGTCGCATCACTGGCGATCGGCTTTTCACTGCCTGGCGCATTGATCGCCTTGATGACGAT
This is a stretch of genomic DNA from Chloracidobacterium sp.. It encodes these proteins:
- the kynU gene encoding kynureninase; its protein translation is MTESMNPAVAARLDEADGLAGFRDQFHIPRSSSGENVIYFTGNSLGLQPKSVRGYIEQELKDWELLGVEGHVKARHPWMPYHEFLTAQMANVVGAKPIETVVMNSLTVNLHILMISFYRPSGDRFKVLIEKGSFPSDRYAVEAQIKLHGFDPESALIELGPRDGETTLRTEDIIDTIEREGATIALIMLGGVNYYTGQAFEMREITAAGHAAGALVGFDLAHAAGNLELKLHDWGVDLAVWCSYKYLNGGPGAIGAAFVHERHADCPELPRLAGWWGHNKGTRFLMGPTFDPISGAEGWQISNPPILQMAALRASLEIFAEAGMFALREKSIKLTAYLEQLLAAVDDGRISVITPGDPDQRGCQLSIRVKNADKGLYSAIAAHGVVADWREPDVIRVAPVPLYNSFGDVQKFVQILGSVLN
- the ric gene encoding iron-sulfur cluster repair di-iron protein, whose translation is MENITTRTVREIALESPATTRVFESYKIDYCCGGRKNFIDACELAGADPASVQKDLETVLAAKSVDDSQHVEMTLTDSINHIVDTHHRFTYDELDRLQPLMEKVNSVHGDVHPELAKMSELLEAIRSDLLPHMYKEEQVLFPYIKDLEYAMLRGNMPRLPPFGTVQHPIRMMMTEHETVGELLSEMRSVSGDFAVPVGACPSYQGLLSRLEGLERDLHQHIHLENNILFPKAAELEVEAFRSH
- a CDS encoding alpha/beta hydrolase is translated as MLRVVLKICLALIILTVAALSVFWFARPADVVFDQQKASVPHSQYSKFADVDGLRIHYLDKGEGTPVVLIHGYTSSTYTWKDEFDELAKRYRVIAIDLKGFGFSAKPDGDYSRRAQGELVARFLRGLNVERAWLVGNSMGGETALNVAVDHPEMVSGLVLIDSAGIKVAGRTSLAPWYLQLPVVGRLLTALALTSDSLVRAGLEKSFYDDSKISDERVAAYYQPLKTQGGQLSATRARAQFELLPVEDRIDSIKVPTLIIWGAEDELIPLEAGRKLNELIGGSKLVVFEECGHVPQEEMPERVLSEIIGFVK
- a CDS encoding molybdenum cofactor guanylyltransferase — translated: MSIDAFILAGGNSSRMGFDKASLTLDGVAVVDRIINALSAVAENVYIAGGEGELSGVKRIPDVVGIGSDRSSLSGLYSSLKHARSNWIAVAACDMPFLTRGLFEKLASKCDDVHAAVIPRDRGGFVQPLCGLYRVEVCIDACLEAIERSDRSVQNMLRRIDTRWVEFDEIADLPGSERFFSNLNTPADIAAAEAIIRTVK